A window of Candidatus Dojkabacteria bacterium contains these coding sequences:
- a CDS encoding DUF2584 family protein, producing MSTPINLNALLSLPEDFSETLEIDKVYTIRKSGYRITPIKMPMELSDSDHKYIGKVVVLKLEITAEYTDITFKVLKLFSVEESEVFSRNFLRY from the coding sequence ATGTCAACACCTATCAACTTAAACGCATTACTTTCTCTTCCCGAAGACTTTAGTGAGACACTGGAGATAGACAAAGTATATACAATTAGAAAATCTGGATACAGAATAACACCCATTAAGATGCCTATGGAGCTTTCCGATTCTGACCATAAATACATCGGGAAGGTTGTGGTGTTAAAGCTTGAAATAACTGCAGAATATACGGATATAACCTTTAAGGTCTTGAAATTGTTTAGTGTGGAGGAATCAGAAGTCTTCTCTAGGAATTTCCTAAGGTATTAA
- a CDS encoding VOC family protein, whose protein sequence is MIYSGYQSFLDKVFSGLRDMGIDVSDMEIDHIAYQTASSLEYDELKPELLKDTTLIREVIVNGRRVGVFKFNTAITYNSQKVEAIELIEPSSKEEAFNLLLYSRANTTYTTLELQS, encoded by the coding sequence ATGATCTACTCAGGGTATCAAAGTTTCCTAGACAAGGTATTTTCAGGCTTAAGAGATATGGGGATTGATGTCTCTGATATGGAGATTGACCATATCGCGTATCAGACAGCTTCAAGTCTCGAGTATGACGAGCTAAAGCCAGAACTTCTAAAAGACACTACTCTCATAAGAGAGGTCATAGTGAACGGACGTAGGGTCGGCGTATTTAAATTCAACACAGCGATTACCTACAATAGCCAGAAGGTCGAAGCTATTGAGTTAATCGAGCCATCATCAAAAGAGGAGGCGTTTAACCTCCTCCTATATTCACGTGCAAATACTACCTATACTACTCTGGAGCTTCAATCTTAA
- a CDS encoding DUF308 domain-containing protein, giving the protein MQEGKVTPGLLFFRGLLAVIFGMIVVAWPGISLATIVLLMGLFLLIDGIVGIVMGFFSIGKDKHWYLMVLLGLLAVIGGVLVFNYTKVTFITVVTIFGAMTIASGIVDFINFFRFKKEVDNRFLLLLAGVVNILFGTLLVVHPLVTSVAYMWVIGLTALFAGIFSIVASIKLKREVKKGKK; this is encoded by the coding sequence ATGCAGGAAGGTAAAGTAACCCCAGGTCTTCTTTTCTTTAGAGGCCTCCTCGCGGTCATCTTCGGTATGATCGTAGTCGCATGGCCAGGGATTTCCCTAGCCACTATAGTCCTCCTTATGGGACTATTCCTACTCATCGACGGTATCGTTGGTATCGTTATGGGTTTCTTCAGTATCGGCAAAGATAAGCATTGGTACCTAATGGTACTGCTTGGATTGCTTGCAGTTATAGGTGGTGTGCTCGTATTTAACTATACTAAAGTAACATTCATCACAGTTGTAACAATCTTCGGTGCTATGACAATTGCTTCAGGTATTGTTGATTTCATTAACTTCTTCAGATTCAAGAAAGAAGTTGATAACAGATTCCTACTGCTTCTGGCTGGTGTTGTAAATATACTCTTCGGTACACTCTTGGTCGTTCACCCATTGGTCACAAGCGTGGCATATATGTGGGTAATCGGTTTGACCGCACTGTTCGCAGGTATCTTCTCAATCGTTGCTTCTATCAAATTGAAGCGAGAAGTTAAGAAGGGCAAGAAATAG